A window from Kovacikia minuta CCNUW1 encodes these proteins:
- a CDS encoding competence/damage-inducible protein A: MTANAEIICVGTELLLGDILNTNAQFLAQELAKLGIAHYYQTVVGDNPERIKQAIAIACDRAQLLIFTGGLGPTPDDLTHATVADFFGVPLIERQEILEDLNQKFTQRGRILTPNNLKQALLPEGADILTNATGSAPGIIWQPRPDLTFLTFPGVPAEMKHMWQEVAVPYLKSLGWGQTTIYSRTLKFWGIAESTLAEKVHSFFNMKNPTIAPYANNGEVKLRISALADADATAQEMIAPIEQQLRQIGGLDCYGADEDTLASVVGSLLQATDATLAVAESCTGGSLGGMITAVPGSSRHFWGGIISYDNSVKVGLLGVNPEDLARQGAVSPVVAEQMAAGVRDRLNTTWGLSITGVAGPDGGTPSKPVGLVYIGLAGLEGVQSFEYRFGAMRGRDWIRHLSAHTALDQLRRKLLSKERLTNHP, translated from the coding sequence ATGACCGCAAACGCTGAAATCATCTGTGTTGGAACTGAATTGTTGTTGGGCGATATTCTCAATACCAATGCCCAGTTTCTTGCCCAGGAGTTAGCCAAACTAGGGATTGCCCACTATTACCAAACCGTTGTGGGCGACAATCCGGAGCGAATCAAACAGGCGATCGCAATTGCCTGCGATCGTGCCCAACTTCTAATCTTTACAGGTGGATTAGGTCCCACGCCCGACGACCTGACCCATGCGACCGTGGCTGATTTTTTTGGTGTCCCCTTAATTGAACGGCAAGAAATCCTGGAAGACCTCAATCAAAAATTCACTCAGCGCGGGCGAATCCTAACTCCTAATAATCTGAAGCAGGCACTTTTACCAGAAGGTGCAGATATTCTGACCAATGCAACCGGAAGTGCTCCTGGAATTATTTGGCAACCACGCCCCGACTTGACCTTCCTCACCTTTCCGGGTGTGCCAGCGGAAATGAAGCATATGTGGCAGGAGGTTGCGGTTCCTTATCTGAAAAGTCTGGGATGGGGGCAGACGACCATTTATAGCCGCACCCTAAAATTTTGGGGAATTGCAGAGTCTACGCTCGCAGAAAAGGTTCATTCCTTTTTTAATATGAAAAATCCAACCATCGCCCCCTATGCAAATAATGGCGAAGTTAAATTGCGAATTTCTGCCCTGGCTGATGCTGATGCTACCGCTCAGGAGATGATTGCTCCGATCGAACAGCAGCTTCGTCAAATTGGAGGATTAGACTGCTACGGAGCGGATGAAGACACCCTTGCGTCTGTCGTGGGCAGTCTGTTGCAAGCCACTGACGCTACCCTGGCAGTGGCGGAATCCTGTACAGGAGGCAGCCTGGGTGGAATGATTACAGCAGTTCCTGGTAGTTCTCGTCATTTTTGGGGTGGCATCATTTCCTACGACAACTCGGTCAAGGTTGGTTTGCTGGGGGTCAATCCGGAGGATTTAGCCCGACAGGGGGCAGTTAGCCCTGTGGTTGCCGAGCAAATGGCAGCAGGAGTTCGCGATCGCCTGAATACAACCTGGGGACTCAGTATCACAGGGGTTGCCGGACCAGACGGTGGCACCCCCAGCAAACCAGTGGGATTGGTCTATATTGGGCTGGCAGGGTTAGAAGGAGTGCAAAGCTTTGAGTATCGGTTTGGGGCAATGCGCGGGCGAGATTGGATTCGTCATTTAAGTGCCCACACAGCCCTAGATCAGCTTCGCCGCAAACTTCTTTCCAAGGAAAGATTGACAAATCATCCGTAG
- the aroQ gene encoding type II 3-dehydroquinate dehydratase, translating into MFSILVLHGPNLNLLGKREPGIYGSLTLDDINRLLEKEAATLGVNISFLQSNHEGALVDAIHAASTLHQGIVINAGAYTHTSVAIRDAIAAVSLPAVEVHLSNIYRREEFRHHSHIAPVVIGQISGFGSDSYLLGLRALVNHLTQLKSVNK; encoded by the coding sequence TTGTTTAGTATTTTGGTACTCCACGGACCAAATCTGAATCTCCTGGGCAAACGAGAGCCAGGAATTTATGGTTCGTTAACATTAGATGACATTAATCGCTTGCTGGAGAAAGAAGCTGCAACCCTTGGGGTGAACATTTCATTTCTTCAGTCGAATCATGAGGGTGCTTTGGTGGATGCAATCCATGCGGCGTCAACCCTTCATCAGGGTATTGTGATTAATGCAGGAGCCTACACCCATACCAGTGTGGCAATTCGAGATGCGATCGCAGCGGTTAGCTTACCAGCCGTTGAAGTTCATCTCAGTAATATTTATCGTCGGGAAGAATTCCGTCACCACTCTCACATTGCCCCTGTTGTGATCGGGCAGATTAGTGGGTTTGGCTCTGATAGCTATTTATTAGGGTTACGGGCGCTGGTGAATCACCTGACTCAGCTTAAAAGCGTCAATAAATAA
- a CDS encoding DNA-3-methyladenine glycosylase family protein: MLFILMDYAIALSTLKQADPILARLIEQVGPCTLNQDRQTGDLLFALSESILYQQLSGKAAATIHRRFLQLYPDTPYPSAEDILNTPDERLRGAGVSRSKVLYLKDLAQKVLDGLPTLAELEEMDDEAVIQTLIPVKGIGRWTVQMLLIFRMHRWDVLPVDDLGIRSGIRRAYNLSELPDKKTVEMIGLPWKPFRTIASWYLWRSLDIKTVG; encoded by the coding sequence TTGCTTTTTATTTTGATGGATTACGCGATCGCCCTTTCCACACTTAAACAAGCTGACCCTATTCTGGCGCGTTTGATTGAGCAAGTGGGTCCTTGCACACTTAACCAGGATCGACAAACCGGAGATCTGTTATTTGCCTTATCAGAATCGATCCTTTACCAGCAACTCTCGGGCAAAGCTGCCGCCACTATCCATCGTCGATTTCTCCAGCTTTATCCAGACACACCTTACCCCAGCGCAGAGGATATTTTGAACACACCCGATGAGCGGTTGCGGGGGGCAGGCGTTTCCCGGTCTAAGGTTCTTTACTTAAAAGACCTGGCTCAGAAAGTGTTGGATGGATTGCCCACCTTAGCTGAGTTGGAAGAGATGGACGATGAAGCAGTTATCCAGACGCTCATTCCAGTCAAAGGGATTGGACGCTGGACCGTCCAGATGCTGTTGATCTTTCGGATGCACCGTTGGGATGTTTTGCCTGTAGATGACCTGGGAATCCGCTCAGGCATCCGGCGCGCTTATAACCTGTCAGAACTTCCTGACAAAAAGACCGTCGAAATGATTGGACTGCCGTGGAAGCCCTTCCGCACGATCGCCTCCTGGTACTTGTGGCGCAGCCTGGATATCAAGACCGTAGGGTGA
- a CDS encoding GGDEF domain-containing protein, which translates to MKQLGKSFINYWKQQPSVLVVGVGALLVVLIGIIDYFTITDISLAIFYLIPITFVTWFASRWFGFLVALEAAIAWWLVDLLTKSDAYFWLISWNAMINFGFFSITAYLLSNLKFAYERQKYLARTDALTGAVNHRHFLELLQTEIDRSRRYGYSLTLAYVDVDNFKTVNDRLGHSAGDRLLYLISQTAYEQIRSIDILARLGGDEFALLLPQTNYEQGETVLLRLHEKWMEAVQKSTFPVSFSVGAATFNRLPESADTVLEQVDCLMYSVKNGGKNGLKHVLVDHQMSGNRAAES; encoded by the coding sequence ATGAAGCAGCTCGGCAAATCTTTTATCAATTACTGGAAACAACAGCCCAGCGTTCTGGTTGTGGGTGTGGGGGCGTTGCTGGTCGTTCTAATTGGAATTATTGACTATTTTACGATTACAGATATTTCTCTAGCAATTTTCTATCTCATCCCGATCACGTTTGTAACCTGGTTTGCAAGTCGATGGTTTGGATTCCTGGTCGCACTGGAAGCCGCGATCGCCTGGTGGTTAGTTGATCTGTTAACCAAATCCGATGCCTACTTCTGGTTAATTTCCTGGAATGCAATGATCAACTTTGGTTTTTTTAGCATTACGGCTTATCTGCTCTCAAATTTGAAGTTTGCCTATGAGCGGCAAAAATATCTGGCACGCACGGATGCCCTCACCGGGGCAGTCAATCATCGCCATTTTCTGGAACTTTTACAGACTGAAATTGACCGCTCCAGGCGATATGGCTATTCCCTGACGCTTGCCTATGTGGATGTGGACAATTTCAAAACGGTGAATGATCGGTTGGGGCACAGTGCGGGCGATCGTCTCCTCTACCTGATCAGTCAAACTGCCTACGAACAGATTCGGAGCATTGATATTCTGGCTCGGTTAGGGGGTGACGAGTTTGCCCTGCTGTTACCCCAAACGAATTATGAACAGGGCGAAACTGTCTTACTGCGGCTTCATGAAAAATGGATGGAGGCAGTTCAGAAAAGTACATTCCCCGTTAGCTTTAGCGTCGGTGCGGCGACTTTCAATCGTTTGCCTGAGTCGGCGGATACGGTGCTGGAACAGGTTGATTGCCTAATGTACTCCGTCAAGAACGGTGGCAAAAACGGTTTGAAACACGTCCTGGTAGACCACCAGATGAGTGGCAACCGTGCCGCTGAAAGCTAA
- a CDS encoding YihY/virulence factor BrkB family protein: protein MRLKRIVRLLKETVTEWNEDNVPMFAAALAYYTIFSLAPLLLIAIAIAGFFLGEEAARGEIVRQIQDLIGREGAEAIQTMIQNTQKPGSGGILATVAGIVLLFLGASGVFGQLQTALNAIWEVKPKPGRSIKSFLQSRFLSFAMVLVIGFLLLVSLVLSTVLAAIGTFFNNLLPGFSMLGGVLNFGISFAVITLLFAALYKFLPDVEIPWKNLWVGAGVTSLLFTIGKALIGLYLGSSSVSSTYGAAGSIVVLLIWVFYSAQILLFGAEFTQVYSKYRGTPIRPSKHATQIVKEPVQPNS, encoded by the coding sequence ATGCGGTTGAAGCGCATCGTTCGATTATTAAAAGAAACCGTTACCGAATGGAATGAAGATAACGTGCCGATGTTTGCAGCGGCATTGGCATACTACACAATTTTTTCCCTGGCTCCCTTGCTGCTGATTGCGATCGCGATCGCGGGCTTCTTTCTGGGTGAAGAAGCTGCCAGAGGTGAAATTGTTCGTCAAATTCAGGATTTGATTGGCAGAGAAGGGGCAGAAGCCATCCAAACGATGATTCAAAATACACAAAAACCGGGTTCGGGTGGCATACTGGCAACGGTTGCGGGCATCGTGCTGCTGTTTTTGGGTGCGTCTGGTGTATTTGGGCAATTGCAAACGGCTCTGAATGCCATCTGGGAAGTCAAACCAAAACCTGGAAGAAGTATTAAAAGCTTCTTGCAGTCTCGCTTTTTGTCGTTTGCAATGGTGCTGGTAATCGGATTTCTGCTGTTGGTGTCGCTGGTGCTTTCCACGGTGCTGGCTGCGATCGGCACCTTTTTCAACAATTTGCTTCCTGGTTTTTCCATGTTGGGGGGCGTCCTCAACTTTGGCATCTCGTTTGCCGTCATTACCCTTCTGTTTGCAGCCCTCTACAAATTTTTACCGGATGTAGAAATTCCCTGGAAAAATCTCTGGGTGGGGGCAGGCGTAACTTCCCTATTGTTTACGATTGGCAAAGCCTTAATTGGATTGTATTTAGGCAGTAGTAGTGTCAGCTCAACCTACGGAGCCGCAGGTTCGATCGTCGTTCTGCTCATTTGGGTCTTCTATTCCGCTCAAATCCTGCTGTTTGGAGCAGAGTTTACCCAGGTCTACTCCAAATATCGGGGAACTCCCATTCGACCCTCTAAACATGCGACTCAGATTGTTAAGGAGCCAGTTCAACCGAATAGCTGA
- a CDS encoding PfkB family carbohydrate kinase translates to MSLFDRNGTDLHIPAFNRTDVFDVTGAGDTVAAALTLALIAGATPWEAAILGNLAASIVVRQFGTTTTTPTEMKTALHLLLEDIDKTTLPMT, encoded by the coding sequence ATGAGTTTGTTCGATCGCAACGGCACTGACCTGCACATCCCCGCCTTTAACCGCACCGATGTTTTTGATGTCACTGGCGCAGGCGACACCGTTGCAGCAGCCCTAACGCTGGCGCTTATCGCTGGAGCAACCCCCTGGGAAGCAGCCATTTTAGGCAACCTTGCTGCCAGCATTGTGGTGCGTCAATTTGGCACCACCACCACCACCCCAACCGAGATGAAAACCGCCTTGCACCTTCTGTTAGAAGATATTGATAAAACCACCTTGCCAATGACCTGA
- a CDS encoding bifunctional heptose 7-phosphate kinase/heptose 1-phosphate adenyltransferase, whose product MASTHSFAAQLIAAAERLFDYLDRFHQARVLVIGDLGLDEFLTGQVERISREAPVLIIRHEGTRQVPGGGANAVYNLAKLGAQVRAVGLVGKDEQGRALRGIFEAAGIDTRGILEDGDRPTVTKTRISGHARQSVTQQIVRVDRKSDDQPSLELQRQLADYIRQQVCEVDAIVCSDYGDGTLTDLVISAALSHPRTIVDAQKGLDRYTGATIFTPNLPEAEHAVRYSLGNLSGEAVDAALIHRAGNDLVRTYPGATNSDYPWRRGDEFVRSQRH is encoded by the coding sequence ATGGCTTCTACTCATTCCTTTGCTGCTCAACTGATTGCTGCGGCGGAACGGTTATTTGACTATCTCGATCGCTTCCATCAAGCGCGCGTTTTGGTGATTGGTGATCTGGGGCTGGATGAGTTTCTGACGGGACAGGTCGAGCGCATTTCCCGCGAAGCGCCCGTATTGATTATTCGCCATGAGGGAACGCGCCAGGTTCCCGGTGGGGGGGCTAATGCCGTTTATAATCTGGCAAAACTAGGTGCCCAGGTGCGAGCGGTAGGGTTGGTGGGCAAAGATGAACAAGGGCGGGCACTACGGGGAATTTTTGAGGCAGCGGGAATTGATACGAGGGGGATTTTGGAAGATGGCGATCGCCCGACTGTTACCAAAACCCGAATTTCCGGTCATGCCCGTCAATCCGTAACTCAACAAATCGTGCGCGTCGATCGCAAGTCAGATGACCAGCCTAGCCTGGAACTTCAGAGGCAACTGGCAGACTATATCCGGCAGCAAGTTTGCGAAGTAGATGCGATCGTTTGTTCCGATTATGGGGATGGTACGCTGACTGACCTTGTGATTAGCGCCGCTCTGTCCCATCCTCGAACGATCGTGGATGCCCAGAAAGGACTCGATCGCTACACCGGGGCAACCATCTTCACCCCCAACTTGCCCGAAGCCGAACATGCCGTTCGTTATTCTCTGGGTAATTTATCAGGTGAGGCTGTCGATGCAGCCCTAATTCACCGTGCGGGAAATGATCTGGTTAGAACTTACCCAGGCGCAACAAATTCTGATTACCCGTGGCGAAGAGGGGATGAGTTTGTTCGATCGCAACGGCACTGA